GTTATACTTTCCTTTTCTTCATCATCAAGAAGCTCACACCATTCTTCTATCGTCTTATCTTTAACAATCAAATCTTTATCTATATCCATTAATGGGTAAAGGACAAAAGCCCTTTCGTGCATATGCTTGTGGGGTATTGTCAAAGTTTCATCTTCATTTGTGAGGTCCCCGTATAATAATATATCCACATCCATCGTCCTTGGTCCCCATTTAAAATCTCTTTTGCGATCTAGCTCTTTTTCTACCTGCTGACATTTATTTAGTAGCTCATACGGAGGAAGTTCTGTCTGCATACATATGCACAAATTATAAAAATCATCCTGCTCAGTATATCCCCATGGCTTTGTTTCATAAACACCTGATACTTTTATTATTTCACAGCTCTCAAACTCAGATATTAATGACACAGCCTGTCTCAAGTTATCCAGCCTATCTCCAACATTAGTTCCAAGGGAGAGATAAACTTCTACTAATTCTATAATATTCTTAGTATTCTTATCCTTTTTGGTCATCACCCCTAAACCTCCTTATCCTCACCCCAACGTTTGCAAACTGTGCTGGTAGAGGAGCTTCTGGCTTTTTGACATATACCATAACCCCTTTTATTTTATCGTATTTATCCAAGATATCCCCCGCTATCTTTTCAGCAAGAGCTTCTATCAAATCGTATTTTTCTTTTTCCACTATATCTCTCACGAGAAAATACACATCAGCATAGTCAATAGATTCTGTTAGTTCGTCTTCTTTTCCAGCCTTTTGTAATGAACAATAAAGCTCAAGATCTATGTAGAATTTTTGTCCTAGAGCTTTTTCCTCATCCATAACCCCGTGATAGCCATAAAAGAAAAGACCTTCAAGGACAATTTTATCCACATCTAACAAATCTACATCCGTATAACTAAATTCTTTGTTTGATCTATTATCCTCCATGTTTATATATCACCCTACTCTCTGTAAATACAATCTATTACCCTTGCCGCTCTATAATTCTCTTTCACGTCATGTACCCTGACTATATCCACCCCTTTAAATATGCCTGCCACGGTAGTTGCTACAGTTCCTTCGACCCGCTCTTTTGGCGGTAGATCAAGAATATTACCTATCATCCTTTTTCTAGAAGTCCCAAGAAGCATAGGATAGCCAAGCTCTTTTAACTCATCCAGTCTTTTCATAACTTCTACGCTGTGCTCATACTCCTTACCAAAACCTATACCCGGATCTACTATTATCTTGTCCTCACTTACTCCGCCTTCTTTTGCAATATTAATACTTTTCTTCAAAAAATCCTTGATCTCTTCCATTATATCCCCTTCATAGTAAGCCTTTTTCTTATTATGCATTAATACAACAGGAACATCATATTCTGCAGCGACACCTGCCATATCAGGATCTTTTTGCATACCCCAGACATCATTTATTATACTTGCACCCATGTCCAAAACCTCTTTGGCAACGCTTGCCTTATATGTATCCACAGAAACTGGCGTTTTTATCTCCTTAACAAGCATCTTCAAAGGTGCTTCAATCCTTCTCATCTCTTCTTTAGCATCTATTTCCACAGAACCAGGCCTGGTGGATTCACCGCCAATATCTATTATATCTGCCCCTTCTTTTTCCATTTCCTTTGCATGTCTAAGAGCTTTTTTAGAATCTATAAAATCACCCCCGTCAGAAAAACTGTCAGGAGTGACGTTTAATACGCCCATTATATATGTCTTTTTACCTAGATCAGAAAATATACCCACACTATCTCCCCCTCATCTAGCGTCTTCTAACATCTTCTAACGTCTTTTGCCGTTTATAATTAGATCCATAACCTCTTCTCTTGCTGCAACATCTTTTCTAAAGGCTCCTCTAATAGCTGAAGTTACAGTCTTTGAGCCTGCCTTTTTGACACCTCTCATAGTCATGCACATGTGCTCAGCTTCTACTATCACAACCACTCCAAAAGGGCTTAAAACCTCCATAATGGTATCTGCCACATCGGTAGTAAGCCTCTCTTGAAGCTGAGGCCTTCTAGATACTGTTTCTACAACCCTTGCAAGCTTAGATAGCCCTGTCAGCTTTCCGCCCTTTGGCAGATATGCGATATGCGCCTCACCAAAAAAAGGGACCAGGTGATGCTCACACATCGAATAAAAAGGAATATCTTTAACAAGTACCAGCTCTTCATGCTGTTCATCCTGAAAATATATCTCTAGATGTTTTTTGGCGTTTTGATTAATCCCTCTAAATATCTCCTCATACATATTGGCAATTCGTTTCGGGGTATCTCTAAGCCCTTCTCTAGTTGGATCTTCACCTATAGCCTCCAAAATATCCGTTACTGCACGGGTTATCTTTTCTTTGTCAATGCTATACTCCCCGTTATACTCTCCGTTACTATTTTTCTCCATAAAAAGTTCCCCTTTGTTAAAATTTGAATTTAAATCTCATCTCATCTCCAAGCTTCACACCATCTTCATAAAAGACATAACGAGCAATGTCTTTTAAAGTTTCCGTATCTTTTTTCTCATAAAAGTCTTTAACCTTGTCGCATAATACCTGATCCTGTTCTCTTAAAACTTTTAATATCTCTTTATCTTTTGGAATCCATACTCCTTTGGTTTTAAAATAATAGACCAGTAAATTTTTCAGCCACTGTCCTGCTAAAAATAAAAATTCAAATTCTAAGTCATCATCTTCTACCTTGCGACTGACAATACTGTCTAATTTGGATTTCAAATTATATTTAAGATAAGTCAAATTTCCCTTGCTTGCTTCCGGTGGGCCTTGATCATATATTTGACGCCCATGCTCAATATAATCTCTTGCTTTTCCTTCCGGGTCATATACCACCCTACCAGCTGAGACTTCTTCCAAAAAAAACTGTACCTTTTTCTCCAGCATAGCTTTGGCCACTTTTTCAGGAAAATAGTTTAAGTCAAATTCAATCCCTTCAGTATTTTTTACCTGCCTTAACTGTTTTCTCTCATCTTCATTAGTTACGATAAAAAGGTCTACATCCCTTATATCTTTATCTTTTTCCCTACTAGCAAAATCTATAACATTCTCCTTTTCTTTTTGCTGCCTCTTTTCCTCTTCATCTTCAATTTTTAGTCCCTGTGCTTTTAATATTATTTCCTTAGATGAACCAACAGCTATAATTGCAATAACATCCACTTCTTTTTTTATCCTTGAAACTTCCCTATTTATCACATGCAGTTTATCCTTCATACAAAAGCTCCTTTATCTTTCGATTTAATGCAGCAAAAACTTCATTTTCATCTTCAAATCTAAAATCCTGAATCATATTAACCTTCATTAATTCCATCAGGCTATTTGTAATAAATGAAAAATTATAATTACAAATTTCACTATACTTAATCTCTTTATATTTCACTTCTATTCCAAGGTCTTTAGAGGAATCTATAACCTTTTGTCGCATAATTCCAGGCAAAATTCCAAGGCTTAAAGGCGGGGTGAAAATTTTATCTTCTCCAACAAAAAAAATATTGCTTATGGTGCCCTCAAGAACCATATCCTCAAAATTCAAAAATAAAGCTTCATCAAAGCCTCTTTTTTTTGCTTTTTGAAGGGAATATATGTTTTCTAAATAATTAGATGTTTTGTGAGAGTACAATGGACTAAAACCTCTTTTAACAGGCGATACACAAAGATTAAACCCCCGTTCATAATCTTTTGGCCCATAGGTTATATCTCTAAAAGATAGATTATATCCTTCATCACAAACAGTAAGCCGCAAAGCTTTGTCCTTCTTATCGTTCAAGGCTTCACACTGACTTACTATATCTTCCTTAATCTTCTTTTTTGTGATGTCAAAGGGGAAGTCAAGCTCATTCAAAGAGTTAAAAATCCTGTCGAGATGTTCATCTATGAGCATGGCTTTTCCTTTATGAACTTTGATGGTTTCAAAAAGCCCTTTACCAAATTTGCTAAGCGTGCTATCAAAGGTTAGATTTTCTATTCTCTTTTTCATATTCGTAGTGTCCCCTTAGAGCTTTTTTAATAGAAGCTGCTTTTTTGAATGTTTCTTCATACTCTTCTTTTACATCACTATCCCAGACAATTCCTCCACCTACTTGAAAATATACTTTGTCACCTTTTTTTACCATGGTTCTAATGGCAATATTAAGATCAAGGGAACCGTCAAAACCAAGATATCCTATAGAACCAGTATAAACATTCCTCTGAGTTGGCTCAACCTCGTCAATTATCTCCATGGCCCTGATTTTGGGGGCTCCTGTTATAGATCCTCCGGGAAAAGTAGCTTTGATAAGATCTATGACGTCCTTATCTTCACGAAGCCTTCCTACCACAGTAGCTACTAAGTGATGCACATTGGAATACTCTTCTAGCTTAAATAGCTCTGGCACTCTCACAGTGCCTGTCTCAGAAACTCTGCCAATGTCGTTTCTCTCTAAGTCCACAATCATCAAAAGCTCTGCTTTATCTTTTTCGCTTCTTACAAGCTCTTCTCTATACATCCTATCTTCCTCAGGTGTTCTCCCTCTAGGTCTTGTCCCCTTTATTGGCCTGGTTTCAATCTGGTCACCTCTTAGCTGTATAAACCTTTCTGGTGAATTTGATAGAATATCAACCTCTCCAAAATTCAAAAAGGCCCCAAAAGGTGCTGGACTAACACGCCTCAGATCCCTATAAAGTTCATAGCTTGACATGGGAACATTTCCTTCAAAACGCTGTGTCAAATTAGCCTGATATATGTCACCTGCTTCAATATAATCCTTAATCTTCTGAAGTGTAGAATAATATTCTTCCTTTTTGAAATTTGATTTTAACTCCACCGGCGGGAAATCTTTTTCTTCATAATATATAGGGTCAATTCCTTCTCTTTCTGCTCTTTCAATTCTTTCGCATAATCTATCTATTTTTTCTTCTTCTTTAGAAGGGTTTAGACCGGGTGAAGCAACATAGGTCTTTTGTTCAAGGTTATCTACAATAATAACCGCATCATACAACCCAAAATATAAATCCGGAACATTAATATCATCTATAGCCGTTCTTGGAAGCTTTTTTTCGATATAGTGACAGGCATCATAAGAAATATACCCAACAGCACCCCCCACAAAAGGAAGATCTGAATCATTTTCAACATTATACTCTTTAATTTTTTGTCTTAAAACCTCAAACAAGTCTTCATCTGAATCTTTTCCCTTTATTATCTCGAAGGGCTCTGTACCTATGAAGCTGTACCGTCCAAGCCTCTCAGGATTAAGATAGCTATCCAAAATAAAACTGTGATCTTCATCTCTAAATATTGTAAAAATTTGAAATGGATCCAAACTTGTCTTAATTTCTCGTATCATTTGTTAATTCTCCTTACTCCCTTATATTTTAGGAAATTTTCCAAAAGTTCATGACCTTCATCAGTCAGTACCGCTTCAGGATGAAACTGCACACCTTCTAGGGGGTACTCTTGATGCTTTATTCCCATTATTTCACCTGATTCAGTTTCGGCTGTAATCAAAAATTCCTCGGGCAAGCTCTCTTTTTCTACAACAAGGGAGTGATAACGAGTAACGTTAAGTGGATTTTTTAGCCCTTCAAAAACTCCCTTTTGGTCATGCCAGACGGGATGAACTTTGCCGTGCACAGGTTCTAAGCCTTTTATCACGCTGCCACCAAAAACATGAGCAATTGTCTGATGGCCAAGACATATCCCCAGTATCGGCTTTTTGTCCTTGAAGTGTGAAACCACCTCCGTAGAAACCCCAGACTCAAGGGGAGTACAGGGGCCTGGAGAAATTACGATAATCTCCGGGTCTAATCTTTCAATTTCGTCAATTATTATCTCATCGTTTCTTTTTACCAGGACATTTTCACCTAGCTCTTCCAAGTACTGAACTAGATTATAGGTAAAAGAATCGTAATTATCTATCATTAAAAGCAATTTATTCACCCTCTATCATTTTCATTCTATATTGTCTATTGTTTGTATTTATTGTTCTCCTAATGTTAATATACTTTATTAAATCTAAATTTACCTTCCATCATTATAAATTAATAAAAAATTATTGACAACATAAGAAAATTTAAAGGAAAGAGTAAAAAAATATAGAACGTAACATAGGCGTACTAGTTTGGCACAAAAAGTCTATTCACATAAGTATAAAGTTTTTAATTGATACATCTAAGATTCGACAATAGTCGAGATAAGGCTTCCAAATCAATGAACTCATCCTGAGTTCGATTAGCTAATGACATCCTGTCATTAGGCCTTATCTCTCCTACTTCTCATCAAGATGTATTTCAATTAAAAACAAAACTTTGTTCATACGACTTTTTGCACCAGAATCAACATCTAATTCTTCCTATTAATAGTAATTTCGGAGGTTTCAAAATGAAAGCAAATAAAAAAGAAACCAGGGATATAAATATAGGTATAATTGATTACGGTATGGGTAATCTGAGAAATGTACAAAATGCTTTAAAATATATTGGTGTTAATTCTTTTATCTCAAATAATAAAAATGAGCTAGATCAAGCCTGTGGGCTTATTCTCCCCGGTGTAGGAGCCTTCTATGATGCCATGTTAAACCTAAAAAAACTAAAAATGGACGAATTCATTAAGAAAAAAGCAGAAGAAAAAAAGCCTCTTCTTGGAATTTGTCTTGGAATGCAGGTTCTTTTTAGTGATGGCTATGAAGTTCAACACTGTCCGGGTCTAAACATCATTAATGGCAAAGTCATTAAATTTCCCCCAGGCCTAAAAGTTCCTCACATGGGTTGGAATCAATTAGACATTGTAGACTTTGGGAACGTTTCCTCTAATATTAGCAGTTCTGATATTGAGTTGGGGTCTAAACTTTTAAAAAATATCCCTCAAAAGACTTACGTTTATTTCGTACACTCATATTACGTAAAAGATACTGATTCAAGTGTAATCAAAGCATCAGCAAATTATGGGGAATACTTCCCTGCACTTGTAGAAACAGAAAATAACGTTTTTGGGGCACAGTTTCACCCTGAAAAAAGCGGTGAATACGGCCTTAAAATTCTAGATAATTTTATAGAAGTAGTAAATGAAAAATGAGGTGCTAAATATGCTTACTAAAAGAATTATACCCTGCTTAGATGTTAAAGACGGCAGGGTAGTCAAAGGTGTTAATTTTGTAAACTTAACTGATGCAGGTGACCCCGTTGATATTGCAAAAGCATATAACAAAATAGGTGCAGATGAGCTTTGTTTTTTGGATATAACCGCATCTTATGAAAAAAGGGATTTAATTCTTGATATTGTCGAAAAAACAGCAGAACAGGTTTTTATCCCTTTGACAGTTGGTGGAGGAATTAGAGATATAGAGGATTTTAGAAATGCTCTCTTGGCAGGTGCAGACAAAGTCTCTATTAACTCTGCCGCTCTTACCAATCCTTCGTTAATAACAGAATGCGCCCGCCTTTTTGGGTCTCAGGCAGTGGTAGTAGCAATAGATGCAAAAAAAACCAGCAGTTCTAAATATGAAGTATTTGTAAAAGGCGGTAGAGAAAATACAGGTATTGAAGCAGTTAGCTGGGCAAAAAAGGCCGAAAGTCTTGGTGCCGGCGAAATTCTTCTTACCAGCATGGACAAGGATGGCACCAAAGACGGTTATGATCTAGATATCACCAGAAAAATTAGTGGAGAGTTAAGCATCCCTGTAATTGCTTCTGGAGGCGCTGGTTCTATGAAAGATTTTTTTGATGCATTTTATTACGGTAAGGCTGACGCAGCTCTTGCAGCCTCCCTCTTTCATTACCAGGAAGTCGATTTAAAGGATCTAAAAAGATATCTCTATGATAATAATATTGCTGTAAGATTAGAATAAACCTTTTGCACCAGAATCAAGTTTTAACATGAAACTTACCTTCTTCTTCGTCCCACTCAACCTGAACACCCGGGAACCATTTTTCTAGTAGTCTTACAGGAATATAAGTGCGGTCATTTATCAAGAAAGCTTGTTCTTCTATTTTCTCTCCATCAAAAGTACCTTCAACCACTCTATGAATTTTATTATTGCCGTCATTATCTTTATTATCATTGTTGTCATCGTTATCTTCGTTACCGTTGTTATCGTTGTTATTACCCTCATTGTTATCATTGTTACTATTTATAGTTATATCATCTAAGAGTCTGTCTTTTGGAAAGTTATTTCCCGGGCAGCTGGTGCTGGCAAAATCATCATGAAATTTTACACTAGCATCAGGATATTTATTTTTTAGCCATTTCAGCAGCTCTACAAGAGCTTCGTACTGCTCTTTTCTGTTTTCTATTAAACTTTCCTTACTAAAGTCTCCAGCAAGAGCAACACCTATAGAACGATCATTGTAGCCTTTTGTATGAGCTCCTCTTTTTGTTATCGGTCTTCCTTTATATATATCTCCATTAAACCTTATATAAAAATGATAACCTATTCCAGCCCATCCTCTATCTTTTTTGTGGTAATTGTGAATTGTTTCTACAGCTTGATCTATATTCACACCAGTATGATGAACTATAATTAGTACAGTTTGATCTTTTTTAAGTTCTTTAAGCCTTCCAGAATCGATATCCAGGCTTTTGTTAATAATTTTTGGTTTTTCCATTTCATCCACCTCACCTTTTTTAATTATATTAAATTTTTTTTAAGTTTTTTAACCATATTTTTTATATCTATATTCATTTGAAACCCCATAAGTTAACGATTCTTTAAATTGTTTGAAAATTTTTTATAGTGATAATTTTATTTCTTTTTTGTGAAAGGTTGAACAATATATAATTTCCTAGTATAATAGTAATTGAAAGTGAGAAGATAATATTAAGCCATACTAAAGAAGGTGATTGTTATGACTAGGAAAGACTTTGTGGATATGATTGGTCAGGAACTTCCTGAAAAATTTAATACAA
The Natranaerofaba carboxydovora genome window above contains:
- a CDS encoding N-acetylmuramoyl-L-alanine amidase codes for the protein MEKPKIINKSLDIDSGRLKELKKDQTVLIIVHHTGVNIDQAVETIHNYHKKDRGWAGIGYHFYIRFNGDIYKGRPITKRGAHTKGYNDRSIGVALAGDFSKESLIENRKEQYEALVELLKWLKNKYPDASVKFHDDFASTSCPGNNFPKDRLLDDITINSNNDNNEGNNNDNNGNEDNDDNNDNKDNDGNNKIHRVVEGTFDGEKIEEQAFLINDRTYIPVRLLEKWFPGVQVEWDEEEGKFHVKT
- the pabB gene encoding aminodeoxychorismate synthase component I; this encodes MIREIKTSLDPFQIFTIFRDEDHSFILDSYLNPERLGRYSFIGTEPFEIIKGKDSDEDLFEVLRQKIKEYNVENDSDLPFVGGAVGYISYDACHYIEKKLPRTAIDDINVPDLYFGLYDAVIIVDNLEQKTYVASPGLNPSKEEEKIDRLCERIERAEREGIDPIYYEEKDFPPVELKSNFKKEEYYSTLQKIKDYIEAGDIYQANLTQRFEGNVPMSSYELYRDLRRVSPAPFGAFLNFGEVDILSNSPERFIQLRGDQIETRPIKGTRPRGRTPEEDRMYREELVRSEKDKAELLMIVDLERNDIGRVSETGTVRVPELFKLEEYSNVHHLVATVVGRLREDKDVIDLIKATFPGGSITGAPKIRAMEIIDEVEPTQRNVYTGSIGYLGFDGSLDLNIAIRTMVKKGDKVYFQVGGGIVWDSDVKEEYEETFKKAASIKKALRGHYEYEKENRKSNL
- the hisF gene encoding imidazole glycerol phosphate synthase subunit HisF; translation: MLTKRIIPCLDVKDGRVVKGVNFVNLTDAGDPVDIAKAYNKIGADELCFLDITASYEKRDLILDIVEKTAEQVFIPLTVGGGIRDIEDFRNALLAGADKVSINSAALTNPSLITECARLFGSQAVVVAIDAKKTSSSKYEVFVKGGRENTGIEAVSWAKKAESLGAGEILLTSMDKDGTKDGYDLDITRKISGELSIPVIASGGAGSMKDFFDAFYYGKADAALAASLFHYQEVDLKDLKRYLYDNNIAVRLE
- the hisH gene encoding imidazole glycerol phosphate synthase subunit HisH — encoded protein: MKANKKETRDINIGIIDYGMGNLRNVQNALKYIGVNSFISNNKNELDQACGLILPGVGAFYDAMLNLKKLKMDEFIKKKAEEKKPLLGICLGMQVLFSDGYEVQHCPGLNIINGKVIKFPPGLKVPHMGWNQLDIVDFGNVSSNISSSDIELGSKLLKNIPQKTYVYFVHSYYVKDTDSSVIKASANYGEYFPALVETENNVFGAQFHPEKSGEYGLKILDNFIEVVNEK
- the folE gene encoding GTP cyclohydrolase I FolE, with the translated sequence MEKNSNGEYNGEYSIDKEKITRAVTDILEAIGEDPTREGLRDTPKRIANMYEEIFRGINQNAKKHLEIYFQDEQHEELVLVKDIPFYSMCEHHLVPFFGEAHIAYLPKGGKLTGLSKLARVVETVSRRPQLQERLTTDVADTIMEVLSPFGVVVIVEAEHMCMTMRGVKKAGSKTVTSAIRGAFRKDVAAREEVMDLIINGKRR
- a CDS encoding aminotransferase class IV, with protein sequence MKKRIENLTFDSTLSKFGKGLFETIKVHKGKAMLIDEHLDRIFNSLNELDFPFDITKKKIKEDIVSQCEALNDKKDKALRLTVCDEGYNLSFRDITYGPKDYERGFNLCVSPVKRGFSPLYSHKTSNYLENIYSLQKAKKRGFDEALFLNFEDMVLEGTISNIFFVGEDKIFTPPLSLGILPGIMRQKVIDSSKDLGIEVKYKEIKYSEICNYNFSFITNSLMELMKVNMIQDFRFEDENEVFAALNRKIKELLYEG
- the folK gene encoding 2-amino-4-hydroxy-6-hydroxymethyldihydropteridine diphosphokinase, whose amino-acid sequence is MTKKDKNTKNIIELVEVYLSLGTNVGDRLDNLRQAVSLISEFESCEIIKVSGVYETKPWGYTEQDDFYNLCICMQTELPPYELLNKCQQVEKELDRKRDFKWGPRTMDVDILLYGDLTNEDETLTIPHKHMHERAFVLYPLMDIDKDLIVKDKTIEEWCELLDDEEKESITLFSEKLNA
- the folB gene encoding dihydroneopterin aldolase, encoding MEDNRSNKEFSYTDVDLLDVDKIVLEGLFFYGYHGVMDEEKALGQKFYIDLELYCSLQKAGKEDELTESIDYADVYFLVRDIVEKEKYDLIEALAEKIAGDILDKYDKIKGVMVYVKKPEAPLPAQFANVGVRIRRFRGDDQKG
- a CDS encoding anthranilate synthase component II, with translation MLLMIDNYDSFTYNLVQYLEELGENVLVKRNDEIIIDEIERLDPEIIVISPGPCTPLESGVSTEVVSHFKDKKPILGICLGHQTIAHVFGGSVIKGLEPVHGKVHPVWHDQKGVFEGLKNPLNVTRYHSLVVEKESLPEEFLITAETESGEIMGIKHQEYPLEGVQFHPEAVLTDEGHELLENFLKYKGVRRINK
- the folP gene encoding dihydropteroate synthase, encoding MGVLNVTPDSFSDGGDFIDSKKALRHAKEMEKEGADIIDIGGESTRPGSVEIDAKEEMRRIEAPLKMLVKEIKTPVSVDTYKASVAKEVLDMGASIINDVWGMQKDPDMAGVAAEYDVPVVLMHNKKKAYYEGDIMEEIKDFLKKSINIAKEGGVSEDKIIVDPGIGFGKEYEHSVEVMKRLDELKELGYPMLLGTSRKRMIGNILDLPPKERVEGTVATTVAGIFKGVDIVRVHDVKENYRAARVIDCIYRE